In Papaver somniferum cultivar HN1 chromosome 9, ASM357369v1, whole genome shotgun sequence, the genomic stretch CGGTGTCGGATAAGAAACCCATGGAAACCTCCTTGCGTGCGGGCACATCGGTTTTGTAACAAATATCCGCCAAAACATCACGAAACATGTCGTGTCGAAATTTGATGTCGACTGCACTAGCACAATGTATAGCATGGTCGCCATACTTATCCATAGAACGATTACAACATGAATATAAGCTATTTTCCTCAGACATTGGTATACCCAATCTACAGTTAAGAACTTCTCGAAATTGACGAGGTCCGACTGCTTGATTAAGCCCATGAATGGGAACAACTTTGAGAAAATACACAGCATGCTTCGTTCTATTACATtgccaaagatcaatatccctcGCAGATAGTGAATACTTGGTGGGCAGTTCCTTCTTAATCACATCAAAGTATGTCGCTGCCAATGATTTCATGAAATGGGGGGCAGCATCATTGATGTTAAATTGTGAAGGAGATAAACCACAAGTTTGAATATATACCTGCAAAGCATGCTGATACTATTGGCTTGCATCAAAAGAGGTTGTATGCTGTAAGATAATATCCTGCAGGTGTCGAGTCTGGGCACATGATGCTAAATAACAATATTTGGAAGTGTCTGCCATAGTATAAACACCCAATCCACCGTCTTTAATAGGCAAAGTAACCATGCGCTGCTGAATcacaccaaaaccagcaccatccCCAACTATTAAGTGTCGCAAGTATTGAAACAACGATGTATCGAACTGTATTGTGGCTGGTTGAAGTGCTGAAGGGCAATTTGTACGTAAAGTGAAGTACAACTTAGACACACCGGTGCAGCTACGTAAAAGGAGAAGCTCACTCTGAGGATCTTGCAACTACTTGATAGTGTTCATAAGCTGTGTTGACTTCTCAACTCGACTCACAATCAGATTGCTGCAATATTGTAAGTTGGTACTCACTGGTCCTCCAAGTAACTTGACACCCTCAGTGGGTTTACTAATATTGGCAGGGAAAATACCGGCTATATCTCTCCTCGGGTCAACTGTTGGACAATAAATTTCAGTCTTGCTGATATTTAAAAATAAGCCTCTTGTAGGACCTTCCTCTTGAATGATTCTAAGAGCTTTAGCCACCTCTAGAGTATCTCCAGCAATGGTGCCATCGTCAAGATGCCATGCATGTAAATCGAGTGTGCATTCCGAAGCAATCTTGTTTACCAGTGGGTGTAGGATGAGAGAAAATAGTAGTGTCCCTAAAGGGTCGCCTTGTTGTACTCCTTTTGCTGATGACAGGACTGAGTCATTGTAATAAAGGCGAGCTGGTTCTGCATAGCAAAACTCGACCCATCTAGATATGGTAGGGCATCTAGCTCTGACCTCATTGACCAATACGGTTCTATCCACCAAATTAAGGCGTTAGTAAAGTCTATAAGCAACATACTCATATTATCTTGGCCACCTTTCAGTTCAACTAGTTTGTTTGCAGAATGCAGTATGCCCTCACTGCCACACGGTATCCCCACATCAAACCGATAATTCCCCAGGTACGAAGTCATGTCCTTGCACACAGATGTAGCTGCCAGTTTTGAACATAGTCGTCTCCAGATTGTACCCACCGCAATGGGTCTCAACCCTCCGCCTGGTTTGAGAAGGGGAGTTAATGGTGCGCTGGCCACATACTCCCCAAGAACTGTATGGCATCTGCCATCCAACCACAAATTAACTACAGTAATAATGGAGTGTAAGAGTTCATCAgagactgctgctgctgcaccactaAGAGCGTCTAGCAAGTGTTGAGCTCTAAGTCCGTCTCTACCGCATGCAGTTCCTTTCGGGAAGCTTTTCAGTGCGTGTAAAACTGAGTTGGAATTAACAGATAATGCAGCTGCGGAGATATTGTCCAAAGGGATAACTGGAGGTGGTGCCGATGAGTGTTTTTGCTGTAACTCATAGAGAGTGTCAGGGGTAGAAGGAGCCACTCCATTGGATGATAATACACGAAGTGCCGCTATATAGTGACCATAACTCAGCTTTTTCCTACAGGCCTGTAGGTTAGCATCTTTCTTTTTCCCCTTGGTAGACTGTTTGCGCTGATTATTTGTCATTGATAAATCCAGCAATTTCTGAACCAATGTGAAGCATCCATTTGGTTCCAACCATGTCACCAAAGCCTGATTGATTGCTGCTATTTGCAACTTCTTCCTTGTACCTGATTTCTCCTTGGCAGAGCTTTTAGGCATATACAAATTCAATATACACACAGGTAGAAGTAGGAGCCGAAGCCAAGCAACTAAATCTTGGGGTTTGGCTAATACATTATCTAAAGTAGTTTTCAGGGTTCTAGAAAATTGCAGCCTACATGGAGGGGGGATACTAACCGTAGTTGGTATTCGCCGTTGAAAAATTAGGTCAAGCATCTCAATAGTAAGATTACCTGTAGCCGCTTCATCCACAACATTGTCATCCGTAACAACCAGATTTGTCTGAGGCTTCACAGTATCATGGATTAAGAATTCAACCCTACTGCCATTGAGTGGACCAGAAACAACTTCATAAGAATGGCTTGAATCATGACATGATTTCTTCCATGCATGGATATGTTAACATTTAATAAAGAGCCATGAATGCATAGCAGATAAGGCTTTCTCCCATGCACTGAAACACTCAGCATTGTTCCTTATCCTCTCCATGCAAGTATCCTTATCACCCACTGTAGGAAAGTGCCTGTCTGTTAGATGTTTATAGATTGCACTTAGGGCATACCCATTACCGCCAACTCCACCATGACATCCATCATAGCCTTTAAAGGGACAAGGAATCTTGTCTTTTTGTGATACAGAAGTGGATGTTGTCTGAGAAGAAGGGGAACTCACTGGAGAAACAAAAAAAGCTCTAGAACTGTTAGCAGATTGTAAATCACAACCTTGAGATATATGACTCAAGCATTGCACCTGTCTAGACCTAGTCAACATAGGCATAATGAAGCAGGgaaaaacaaaaacccaaaaagaattagAGTTTAGTGTATGGGACTTTAAGCTTTCAACACCAATGAAAACTCAAAATACCATACAACAAAACACTAATTAAACCTTCACAGGGGATGGGAACCAGACACAAAACAAGAACCTTCAAAAACTGCTCAACCAAAAACCACAGAACCTCCTATACAATCACACAGAAACACCACTTCAAAAACCCCACTTCAGAGTCCTAAATTCAAATTTCTACACCACTGGTTTTTCCtcttcaatcacacacaaaacaaaCAAAGAGCCCTTACTACCAGTTCTTCCAAATTGCTCAAAGAAAACCCAATTTGCAAAAGTTGCAATTGAGCCAGCACAAAGAGTTACAGTCAAAACACCTCAAACTTACTATCCAATTCAACTGCCACTGTCTTCAAACTACAAAACCCCTCTTCTACACAGCACAGAAACCTTCAATACAAGacctaataaaaaaaaacaacagaatGACAGCAAACCGTTTCCAACTGCTACTTCTCAGAGAATTCCCGAGACTGATTTCAACATCTATTTCTCAAAGAACAAAGAACAAGATTGAAGGAAAACAAATACAGAAGCCCTAACCCAAATATTCAATCGTCAAAAACCCACTGCCACAAATCCACAAAATTGAAAACAATAGCTAAAAGAAGAGACTTCAAACCCCCTAATTGGAACCCAAATTTCTACAGAGAAGGGATACAAAACCCTCATTGAAACCCCTCCTACCAATtgcgaaaataaataaatttttccaaaccCTTAATCGAAAACAACAAAGAATAAACAGAACCCAAACCCCGATCTAAACACTTACAGAgttttgatgatgatggtgaacgAGAGAATTTGTTCTGTTACTTCAATCACCGATTCACCACAGAAAGATTGGTGATGAACGGGAGAGTATAAAGATTGGTGATGAACGGGAGAGAAATTATTATGCATTCTCTATTAACAGAATTCGCTTTTTCATAGAATTGGTATCGTGATTCAAAAAGGTGTAGGTGCCCAGTTAGTGGCCAGGCTACCTGCTACCGAAATGTAACTgaccattattttattaataaaaaagataaataattataataataatctAATTCCTTTAAAATTCTAATCTCATTAGACTACACGTTGAAAGGTGAGCATCACCCTCTCACAGAATCGATTCatttcacttttcctcaaaagagaaaaaaaaaagaaattccgtcacaattttttttatttattaacatATTTATCCGAGGAAAAAACAACAGATccggaaaaagaaaaacatatacGAGAGAGCAAATTCAGAGAAAGACCTTGGAACAAACCCTAGAAACAAATCATTAATGGCTGCAAAATCATGATGATACAAAGCAGAAAAAAAACAGCTTGCTAGGAGTGATTTTATTCTTTTGCGTTAGTCGTTGatactgtaaaaaaaaaaatatgacaaaCCTAAATCCCCATAACCCTAAATGCAGCTCCTCTGATCTCCACCACCAACGGATATTTATCATCCTAATCTCCTTATCTATATCCGCATCATGTATTTATCCTAAACGAAATCCATGGAGGAGTTTGCTGTTCATTGGTCTTATTCTGTATAACAAAAACTAAACACCAGAGAAAAGAAATCTCTGTTCTTCCCTCAGGTTTTAAGCGCTTCTTTCATGTTCTGTAATCTTTTTCTCTATTCTCATATGTGCTATTTTGATCGCAATACTTTATTCTAATCTTTTGGTCTGCTTATGTTTTGTTTCTTTTATGTTGGCAGGCACAAGGAGCACAGGTGCCGCCGTGCCGGTGATATTGGTGTTATGCTTGAAATATGATTCTTTGATAGTTTATATTGGATTATCCATATAGTTTTGTACTTGAAAACACTTGCGGGCAGGTATATTGATATGCTTTAAGAGAGTATCAACTTttgatattttttaatttttccttcttctgaattttgattctttcttCTATTTGGGATTTTAGGGAATCCCCAAAAATAAGCTCTTACTGATAGGTTAGGGTCTtaatctctaactcttaattaatTAGCATTATTAAGCAAAGACTGAAaccatattttatttattttgtaggtTAGGGTTGGTATTCTCTGATGGTTGTAAAGACGAAGAAGCAAAACAAGGTATATGAAGTTGCGGTCTTTTAATTCTAAAagaatctttctttcttttttctgaaGCAAAACAAATTTTTGTTTAATTGTGCATATAACACTCTGCCTACTTTGTTATGATGTCTAGAATTATAGCATGGTTATGGAGTCCATGCAGCCTTGAGATTATTTCCGCAATGAGTATCGTCTTGATAACTTTGCATACCAATTGTAGGACATCCCTAATTTGATGTATCTATAAATTCTGACAACAAGGTTATGCATGAGCTGAATCTGTTTTTTTGAGAGAAACTGACAACAGATGGAGGATGAGTTGAGAGCTAAGTTTAGAATTTATTGAATGGTTGTGTTTTCAACAGGAGCACCAAGAGATGCTACTTTCTGAGCCTAAGAAGAAATACTACTTCTTCACAAAAACCCTTTTACAAAGAAGTTGGCACTAAGGTGAGATAGCCAGCGTTTAGTCAACTGTGTTCTATCGACCATGCATCATTGCAGCTTCATCATAGCCTTGCTATTACAACAGCTGCGATGTAACATAACTACATTTAGTAAGTACGTCTTTGTTTAATTTTGTTGCCCTTGGGGCCTTTATGATTGCACAAATACATACTAACCCAATTCATTTATGATTTTCACGAGAAACTTCACATTGCCTCACCAAATAAGCCTTTTCCATGAACCTGGAAGACAAACTATTTCCCTTGGATGTAAGTATATTGTTGTCAATAAACATTGATTGAAGATCATGGCTCTACATTTGTATAATTGTGAATATATCTCATATAGGTGTGACACCCTTCCAATACTTAAAAGGAAGAACTCTAATTCAGTGTTATGGTGAATTCATGTGTTCTTCTTGATGCAGTGTGTTAATTGTGTATTTAACTGATTTTGTATAATTTTGTTTCTTAACCATTCTTATATTTTCTAATCTAGCTCTACTGAGTAATTTTACCTGCAACCAACTCCAATCATTATTTTTACGTTGCCATTTATATATGTTTGTATTTCTTGATGGAAAGAGCtttgttttaataaaaaaaaatatggtcAGGGAAGTCTCTTAGATACCTAAAAGTGATGACGAAAAGCATTacaacctcaaaagagtagatgtTGGCTGGAAAATGAGACTGTTTAATAAAAAACATGGGTAATTTTAGTTTTCCCTTTCCACTTAACCTGACTTAATTTGGTTTTCTTTCCTGTCTGCTCGAGAGATATATACCTAAATTACTTTTTCTTTGTGCGCATGAAATAAGATTACTTCCACAGATAACTTGGGTGCGCAGTGAAGAACTACACGAGACAGTGGGGAACAGATTGGTTTATGCTGGAATTGAGGTTTCTGCCTTTGAAGCCAAGTATGAGCAAGATTGTTGCCTTAAAGAACTTGGCTTCACAATGTATTACAATGCGAGACACACCAGATAAAGAACGTAGTGGTTTCTACTGAAATTTAGGTTTCGGACTTTAAAGACAAGGCTAAACAGCATGACACATGAATGGTAAAAACCTTTACTTGGATTTATTAGTTTGTATGATTTTTGCAAGATCTGGGCAGGTGAAACTTATTGAATCCAACATCAAATTCATTGAAAGATGATAAAGTTGATTTACATGATTTGCAATTGTTGTTCATTGTACTGAAATTTATTCTAAATATATTGTCTAATCCTATTTAGTAAGTTAACGAGTACATGTGGCACTATATCTATAAAGAAAAATCAGTCCTTAACTCATGTACTAATTGGGTTTGAACTAAGGTCTTGATCCATATGATGTTTTGGGATGAAAACACTAAGCATTCTGAAACATGTATGCTAGATCACTGTTATCCACTTCTCCTGTACAGTGCATACATGCACATAATACATGTCTGTGACTTCCTCATCTAACTGTCTAATAACTTCATTTTTTTAGTATGAACATAAAATGATCAAATGGTAACTGTCTAGATTTAGTAGTTGGTATGTGCTAAATCTACGTATAAAATTTTAAAAGCTTTCTTTCAAGTAAATCATCTGGATGAGCATTTATACGCAGTGTACTGTTATGTTGAATTTCAAATTTGTGCAGTAAAGTTGTAGGCTGACGTTGGAAACAATTCCAGTTGGAAAGAGCCTTCTCCAGCAATGGTTTTCATCATCACTTAGTACCACTATTgcaaccataaattagttgttttTTTGTTGCTAAGAGATTAAGATTCAATCTTCACTCCTGATTGACCGTGTTGGTAGTCTACTTTATATTTTAGTTGATTTTGATGGACTACATTGTGAAAATTTATTACATATTTATGTGACTTTGTAAAATACATTTACTCTTTTGTATCCCCTGTTCTCAAACAAGTTATATATCGATGCAGCTAAAAGGGTTCAAGTCTCTGACTCAATTCTAACTCAAGTAGCGGGTATATATGTTGAGATCTATGTACGGGGataattcttctttttctcttttttgttttcctttttgtgattttattttctttgctgcTAATGCAACGGTTGTGAGTAATCATAACCTATTACTTACATGTTGTGCAAGTGCTGCTTCTATATATTGGTTAACTGGATGGTTGTTTTGCAAATGCTTTTAACCGAGTATCCGTAACTATAAGGATAACCTCAGTTTTGTAAATGCATTGGGTGGGGTGGGGCGAGGCAAAGCCGGGCCATACCAAATCAAACATGCATGGGTATGGGGCGAGGTGCAGCTgagccacacctaatcaaaaatacatcgggcgaggcgaggcgaagccgaccataccaaatcaaaaatgtatcgcAATGAGGTGGGACAAAGCCCCGCAACACCATATCAAAAATGCACGACGAGACGGGACGAG encodes the following:
- the LOC113311438 gene encoding uncharacterized protein LOC113311438, whose product is MLDLIFQRRIPTTVSIPPPCRLQFSRTLKTTLDNVLAKPQDLVAWLRLLLLPVCILNLYMPKSSAKEKSGTRKKLQIAAINQALVTWLEPNGCFTLVQKLLDLSMTNNQRKQSTKGKKKDANLQACRKKLSYGHYIAALRVLSSNGVAPSTPDTLYELQQKHSSAPPPVIPLDNISAAALSVNSNSVLHALKSFPKGTACGRDGLRAQHLLDALSGAAAAVSDELLHSIITVVNLWLDGRCHTVLGEYVASAPLTPLLKPGGGLRPIAVGTIWRRLCSKLAATSVCKDMTSYLGNYRFDVGIPCGSEGILHSANKLVELKGGQDNMSMLLIDFTNALIWWIEPYWSMRSELDALPYLDGSSFAMQNQLAFITMTQSCHQQKEYNKATL